The segment tttatgttcCCTCTTTCAACTACAATCTTGTTTCTGTACCTAAACTTGCTTCTCAGCTTCATACATTTATCCTTTTTACTGATCAACATTGTATGTTGCAGGACCCTTCAGTAAAGGATAAGTTTGCTCTTGGTTCTTTTGGCCAAAGGATTAGAGACATTTATGTCTTTGATCATTATTTCATTCAGCACaatatttcttttagtttttcTGTAATAAATACATTGAAATTTCATTCTTTCAATGTAATGAATAAACATTCCAATGTTATGTTGTGGCACAACAGATTAGGGCATTTACCTGTTCAAAAACTTCATTCTATGTCTCTTGTTGACTGTTCTCATGATTCATCTATTGATTCTTGTTCTATTTGTTTTAAATCAAAACAACATAGAAATCCTTTTCCAAAGAGCATTTCTGTAGTGacataagaacatggtttggcatgcggaattaaagcttgcacaattgaacatggtgatttgggtgtttaagagatatattgaatgtatatggtgttacacaaaaagaatctagatctagactacataattaacacacacttacacgctcacttctacatctctcaagcacacctctaagagtggtatgaacccactatttatagaggtgtttacatgtctctctctcactctaacaatcaaatgggtctaaaggctaaagcaccacatgcaattgggttttacaaaagtcaaacatttacaaagtcatgatgaataactttgcaccccaacaattTCTACTACTAATCACCCGTTTGATTTAATACACATTGATGTTTGGGGACCTTATAAAACTTTATCTCGTGATGGATATAAGTTTTTCCTCaccattgttgatgatttcagTCGACATACATGGGTTCACATGTTAACCCATAAAGGATACGCTCTTACTCTTATCAAATCCTTTGTTACTTATGTTAAAACTCAATATCAAAAGACAGTGAAAATCATTAGAACAGATAATGCTTTAGAGCTTGGTTCTAGTAATGAAGGAATCAATTTTTTTCAAGAAAAGGGTATTCAACATCAACGATCAACAATATATATCCCTCAACAGAATGGAACTGTTGAAAGGAAGCATAGACACATTTTGGAGGTTTCTAGATCTTTATATTTTCAATCTGGAGTGGGTAGTGCTTATTGGACTGAATGTGTTCGAACTGCAGTTCATTTAATCAACAGAATGCCCACAAAAATATTACAACATAAATCACCTTATGAAGTGTTATTCAATCAGAAACCAGATCTTTCTCAACTCAGGTCATTTGGATGTCTTTGTTTTGTtactacatcttcagttcatcgaACAAATTTATGCCAAGATCAACTCCTTGTATTTTTATTGGTTATCCGATTGGACAAAAGGCCTTTAAAGTTCTCAATTTGGCTACCAAATTAATACAAATTTCAAGAGACATTCAATTTGTGGAAGATATTTTCCCTTTACATTTGATTACACATAAATCTCATACACCTAATTCTTTTCTTCCCAATAATGCCCCTGATCTGTCACCTAATCCGGATACTTCTTTCAATACAATTCCAAATGACAGAAATGCTCCTGAACCACCTCCAATTCATGCTCCAAGAGTTTCACGTGTTCGACAACCTCCTGCTTATCTTCAAGATTATATTTGTAACAATGTTCACTCTCCTGATCATTGTTATCATACCTTAACCAATTTATCCATCCCATCTCCCTCTACATTTCCAGATCATGCTCACCATTTCCATTCGTTTGCTTTTCATACTACACTCCAAGTTCCAGAATCTGTATTTTATCATCAAGCTAAAGGTAATCCTTGCTGGGAACAAGCTATGCAAGCTGAATTATCTACTCTTATTGAAAATAACACATGGAGTTTAGTTAAACTACCTAAGGGTAAATAGCCAATTCAATGTCGGTGGGTTTACAAAGTTAAATATAGAGCAGACGGATCTCTTGAAAGACATAAAGCACGCCTTGTTGCTAAAGGCTTTACTCAACAACAAGGCACAAATTATCATGAAACATACTCTCCAGTAGTTAAATTCACTACTGTTCGCTGTTTAGTTTCTTTGGATGTCAAAAAGGGCTGGGATATTCAACAACTGGATGTCAATAACGCTTTTTTACACGGAGACTTACATGAAGAAGTGTTTATGAAGTTACCACCTGGTTATAATGCTGATAATCCTCATCTAGTTTGCAAACTAAACAAATCCTTGTATGGATAAAAACAAGCCTCTCGTCAATGGTATGCAAAGTTAACTCAAGCATTATTTCAACAAGGCTATGTTCATTCAAAAAAGGATTACTCTTTGTTCTTAAAAATGGGTAATGGTTCTATTACTATTGTTGctgtttatgttgatgatattctTGTTATTGGCAACAATATTGATGAGATTACATCTTTGAAAGCCTTTCTAGATGCTCAATTTCGGATCAAAGATTTGGGAACAATCAATTTTTTTCTCGGCCTAGAGTTTACACGAAATACAACTAGTATGATTGTTCATCAGAGTAAATTCATACGTGAATTACTCTCTCATTATTCTATTGATGATGACAATATACCTGTTTCTACACCATTGTCAAACAAGAACAAATTACAACCCAATGTTGGAGTTTCCCTTAATGATCCTACAACTTATAGACAACTGATTGGAAAGTTGAACTTTTTAGTTCATACACGACCAGATCTTGCTTATTCCATTCAATACTTGAGTCAATTCAATCAACATCCTACTCAAGATCATCATGAAGTTGCTATTCATGTACTGAAATACTTAAAGTCTTCCAAAGTCCAAGGCTTATTTTTCAACAAAGATTCCACTTTTACCCTTGATGCTTACTATGATTCTAATTGGGCTTCATGTCCAATCACCAGGAGGTCTGTAAGTGGTTTCTTTATTCTATTTGGAGGATCACCCATTTCATGGAAGTCTAAGAAGCAAGCTACCGTTTCTTTATCATCTGCAGAAGCTGAACATCGGTCTATGCAATTGTAACACCCaggttttcaaagcaaaatttttcatttaaataatcaatttaatattaaaacacttgtttaaaatcttattcttattcgaattacaaaacatagttccatttccatttgaatagacaaccaggatcctccaaaatacaactctttcctcggtgtgtacaatcgagccgatgccattccgcgttactgaaagaacctgaaacatcataacataaatactgtaagcacgaagcttagtgagttccccaatatacaccttacacaattacgcctttccaggccctgaccttccggtcctcaatacaacgccttccggcccatagtataattgccttccggcccataacataatgccttccggcccacatatcatacatagcacatataacaaataacttaccacatatagcatacatatcacataacatatccgaccttccggtcacaaagtcaaaccctttcgggtacagtatagtgagaagactcacctcgcggacactggaagatagcaactcctgaaatctcttgcacttgatcctccgagctacaagctccctgtctcatcatatatctctttttaatacttctatcttccacatTAACTGACCCTataacgttacacacaggtcaactctggtcaacggccatctcgactggactcggcgagtaccctggcgactcggcgagtctagtcgtcctcaccaatacctgcatgatccctttctactcgtcgagtatccctcttgactcgacgaggtcctcgtggaagaatcgcggggccaccccgactctactcgccgagcctgaagaacaaactcggcgagtcccagtgaatcttcaagctactcgccgagtctgatcatccgactcggcgagtctacgccatgcagtcgatcgaactgcttcctgagatacatatattctcgaatatacaaacatgggaccttctggacctctgaGGGTCCTagtacaaggttataaacgttgaataacaacacaacaatccatctagactccaaatgggttccataaaccctaaatctatatacacatcaatcacaggagaatgtaatccgaattattacctgaatgatgtaccttccatgtccccaaacttcagaactcgaactccctgcagttcctttagctagaacccttctcctccttgcacaacaattccttcaaggtcaccaatggccttcaagcttgctctagccgccccagtcgcctagggttcttcccaatcgatcaaaagtcgtgaaatggcggcataataacccttatatacgacccaatactgaacggctagggtttccgctgaacagcgtcgactcgccgagtccatatctggactcgtcgagtccagtcgtgaacccgcgaccaaacctgcgaccctactcggcgagtctggctccaactcgtcgagtctcccctttaaaacacccccaaaatgcaacttaaaaatacttgagattttgggctgttacaattctcccccactagaattagacttcgccctcgaagtctcactctgaaaatagttctggctgctgctcccgcatctcacgtttcggcttccccagacactaccgatctcttccgaggccgccactgaaccaataccagaggtacctccttgttcctcagaaccttgatcttccgatctccgacggccactggcctctcggcgtaacacaggctcgcgtccacctaatcgttctctagtagaaccattGCTGACTCAtctgctatacacctcttcaattgcgacacatacaagtgtcatggatccgtcccaattccgttgacagctccaaacggtaggccacccttcctgccttcgcaccttcacgaaaagacccaacataccagggccccccatttacccctcttcctaaatcgaaacaccccgtcagaaatacgaagtcgccgacctgaatcacatgctcgtaacggcgtctgcctgcataactttcctgataactctagacgatcactaactctctttaacctgctgagtctgctctgtcagctaaagcacgaactctgaactgctcatcactctctgtaatcggaaaatacccaagatgcactctgctccaaatctcaacaatcactcaacccataagggttagggaACCCTGAACCATCCTATCCCCGATCCAaggcccactttgcccattccggaccgactgagagatccattctccctctcagatcaactctcacaagttccctcttgccatcacatacacatactgaactagtcccaacacttgcaggttgaaaaacccgattcactgatgatatcctcgaacatcccCCAAGACGAACCACTgatatccgtcctataccctgatcagaatcacactgagaattcaagattctctattcccttgcatcctttctgagtctcgtcagtcatcccaacccggatgggttcctacttcactgccgcaaacacgatgctcgaaaccatacttgaaatattctaaccataactctgctctgcagcttccactttcgtgaacttgcaccccttcggagttacacaccttcctcttttcctttttccaaggaaccctctttgtaacacccagatttccaaaaataaaattttcatttaattaatcaatttaatataaaataacacttgtttaaaatcttattcacattcaaattacaaaacgtagtttcattttcgttataaaagaagaccaggatcctccaaaacacaactctttcttcggtgtgtacaatcgaaccgttgccatcccgcgttactgtaagaacctgaaacaacgtaacataaacaacgtaagcacgaagcttagtgagttccccaatataccttacgcacatacgccttccggcccggatctttcgatccacataatatcgccttccggcccggatctttcgatccacataactttgccttccggcccggatctttcgatccacataacatcgccttccggcccggatctttcgatccacataaccttgccttccggcccggacctttcggtccacaagataatcgccttccggcccgtacacatatataacacataatacaaatactctaacacataaagcacatatatcacatatcatacctgacctttctgtcacttaataccttgccttccggcccatatataaacatgtatatcacacgtagcagctaactttccattcatagcatataaacataacacacaacatacttgaccttccggtcacacaatcaaacccttccgggtgaggtatagtgagaagactcacctcgtagtacgcaggctataacctcttcgagctactcgcgcaCAATCCGCTagcccgcaggttccctataataccacagccctagttaatgatcttatcaaacaatacaactgacccctctaagatatatacaggtcaacggtcaattttgaccggactcgtcgagtacaaagggtaactcgacgagtataggcatcctgacaccactcgccgagtctgaagaacgactcgacgagttccagtaagtcttcaagctactcgccgagtctgaagaacaactcggcgagtcctagtgaatcttcaagctactcgccgagtctaatcattggactcggcgagtcctcgccatgcagtcaatcaactgcctcctgtaattcgcatgattccgcaatatatagatatgggacttcctagacctttacacatactattactgggatttaaacacttgtaacaactccataatctatcaaatccttaaatgggtttcctaaaccctagattcgtgtacaacaccaaaactacagaaatgatccgagaattacctggaaaacgtgatccctgcgtccccaaccttcagagctcaaccccttgatcctcctttgatcaccacctagcctctccttgcctaacaacctctttaagcttccactagccttcacccttgctccagatgcccacagccgtttaggttatcttcaatcggccaaaagacgagacatgacggccctaaagacattatatacgatccagaatcgaaacggctagggtttcagctgaacagcgtcgactcgccgagtccctaatggactcgtcgagtccagtcgcgaacctgcgaccaaatctgcgaccctactcggcgagtcttgctccaactcgccgagtctcccctttaaaacaccccaaaatgcaatttaacaatactttgagattttgggctgttacaattctcccccactagaattagacttcgccctcgaagtcttactctgaaaatagctctggctgctgctcccgcatctcacgtttcggcttccctaaacacttccgatatcttccgaggtcgctactgaaccactaccagaggtacctccttgttcctcagaaccttgatcttccgttctccgacggccactggcctctcgacgtaacacaggctcacatccacctaatcgttctctagtagaaccactgctgactcatccgctatacacctcttcaactgcgacacataccagtgtcatggatccgtcccaattccgttgacagctccaaacgataggccacccctcctaccttcgcaccttcacgaaaagacccaacataccggggccccccatttacccttcttcctaaatcgaagcacccgtcagaaatacgaagttgctgacctgaatcacatactcgtaacggcgtctgcctgcataactttcctgttaactctaaacgatcactaactctccttaacctgctgagtctgctctgtcgactgaagcccaaactctgtactgtccatctctctctgtaaccgagaaccacccaagatgcaactctgctcttaaaccccaacaatcactcgaacaatgagggttaggaagccctgaaccaccggatccccgatccaaagcccactttgtccaacccagaccaactgagagatccattctcactcccagagtaactctcacaaattctcctcttgccatcatatacacatgctgaactagccccaaccctcgtaggttggaagacccgatacactgatgatatcctcgaacacctCCCAAGATGagccactacatccaccctacactctaatcagattcacactgaaaatttaaaattttctctctccatgcatccctgctgagcctcaacagacatcccaaccggatgggttcctactccactgccgcgaacacggtgctcagaaccatactcgaagtactctaaccataactctgctctgcagctttcactttcgtgaacttgcacccccttcggagttacataccctcctcttttccttttccacggaactctcttgaacataatgccactccaaccggtgccacggtgctcgccccaagcgacaccaccctttttgcgtaactgctattcacatactctggttctcattgcagggactctcaatcccatgcactctctccactcatcaaaatcactgcctccgctaaacaagatcaacaacccagggccagaccttccaatgcaatcacactgcaacatacgtgatccgcaaatctcaaactaacccagcaataccaacagagtctccagtatgactggaccgactctcataacacatactagccactcgaggctatatctctgtgggtccgtacacccaactctgcgaaccctcaggttctaactctgggaaccttccggttccagctctagaaacatgcacaacataatcccgtgggattaatgcagtacaaccatcacgtaccccaagcgtaccaatactctgatcgcaaacttccggttacttactcaagctcgatcccgacctcctctcaggcctccacaatcaaatgccctaggtctgtatctcgccctgcatatccaacactcgctctcgtcggcctatactttgcgctgacaaacactgctgaatcccggcagctaagcaccctcacatacttatcgatctcccggagaattttctaattctcccccactaagacACTGACTAACTgtcaccgatcgtcattaacgacctctcagaacaatcctgcacaaggagaacatttacccactgactgctccccacaagcgtaagcaaccctcagcaaaacacatctcctccctgatcaatccgctcaaaagaatccgatcttccaattatccactccacaactgcagatgctacccgtcattcaacccagtgccgcacctccactatcaatccacacgaacgatgaccaacggaattcccaagcaataacccataaccaaacccacaatctgccaaaggttgaatatcgcatcgaaaaccgcacaaagttaccggcactaacacaccagactataaccataccaaaccatcagggaacaacgaatgccagaacgaaacctgaagcaccagtccataaccatgccaatcccgcgaaacaacgaataccgcatcgaaatccacactaccagcacaaacaacacgccacaatcaacgcaagctaatcaagacatcaagacagcatcatacccgcagctgccccccggcactgctccgtctccctctgccgcaagccgataagcacaaccctgagcccttgggctctactccatcctgtcctcctcctgaactcctcaaggtggccggtgctagagcctgcaccgatcctgcaaaagctgtggacatttgaccctcaaatgtccaacctgccgacactgataacaaatcctgggatcccgaattggcactgactgccgacaatcccgtgcaccatgcccctcctttccgcactcgcggcatgcaccattggccaacaagctccggtgccatctctctcacacttcccacaagtgtgaccgctccgatcccccatttcaacgtctacggttctgaaccgtttcggcgccgactgcgactgcatcggggcctgtcccagctcacgcaactgcaacttaacctctaactcacgccacatggcggccttctgcaactccaacagggtctcgcacctccgcgcagacacgaactatctgatacccccttgagcttactcgaatatcgggcatctgagcctgctccgaagcgaactcagggcaaaacatcgccctctcaacaaccatcccggtgctctcagtcaccgactccaaatcctgcctcagcttaacgaacttccgagccaatttctcctgttcatcccgcggaacatagcgagtactgaacatccctctgaattgatcccatgaaaccgcagccctctgcgcatcagaaaatgacctcgtggtcaatctccactaatccttcgccccgagcctcaacaggttcagagcacaccccaccctctgattagtagggcataaactcgtggagaaacacccctccatgtctgataaccatctcatagcaacaatcgagtcctgaactccatcgaatgtgggaggcttcgcataatagaagtcccgatactaaaaaccccgactagtccctttctttgccgttgctacagccgctgcaaccaccgcggcagccgtctctgcgaaagccgcatatctctcatcaaactacttcaatcatagtggtcctgatcgacccaaacaattctggcgactcagcccgcaacaatgcagcaacctcatcacgccggatctcgcgaatcctcgcatcccgctcgctcgtgctcgtccgatcgataaccggataacaagatagccacaagcatcacccactacgaaccatggtactcatcccatgacatccctcctcgacatgcttcggtgtatggtacctgaaccatagcaccactcctcaatctgctccaatgtgtaGCACTCGAGCCACAACATCTACCtcaaactgttccgatgtatggtgccctgaccataacatcactctgtatccgatcCGAtgcatggtatccgaaccataacatcacccctcaatctgttccttaggaccttcagaatgccccctgtatcaagtatgggtcctctgctttcagtagtacgggcccatactacctgccacatctacccatactttccacacggaccatcccagagttcctaagtagctgataaacctgctctttcacccatctca is part of the Lactuca sativa cultivar Salinas chromosome 7, Lsat_Salinas_v11, whole genome shotgun sequence genome and harbors:
- the LOC111898475 gene encoding uncharacterized mitochondrial protein AtMg00810-like — translated: MGNGSITIVAVYVDDILVIGNNIDEITSLKAFLDAQFRIKDLGTINFFLGLEFTRNTTSMIVHQSKFIRELLSHYSIDDDNIPVSTPLSNKNKLQPNVGVSLNDPTTYRQLIGKLNFLVHTRPDLAYSIQYLSQFNQHPTQDHHEVAIHVLKYLKSSKVQGLFFNKDSTFTLDAYYDSNWASCPITRRSVSGFFILFGGSPISWKSKKQATVSLSSAEAEHRSMQL